From a region of the Nothobranchius furzeri strain GRZ-AD chromosome 12, NfurGRZ-RIMD1, whole genome shotgun sequence genome:
- the LOC139062210 gene encoding PWWP domain-containing DNA repair factor 3B-like isoform X1 produces the protein MDTDRVYFKTPYSFPPREQDNDGMDQHNVVTTTRDVGIRSKDVSYDRLVERAQQAEDQRRVSSDLLISFITQDKGPLLHLEAIIAGKVSSTWASSKGRVDIFFEEDEQLDRVMGFLTSLVEAQTTRCHNQVAFMMDVLLPELSMNVDGQSHRNVRQWAAV, from the exons atg GACACCGACCGTGTGTATTTTAAGACACCTTACAGCTTTCCACCCAGAGAGCAG GACAATGACGGCATGGACCAACACAACGTGGTCACCACAACCAGAGATGTTGGGATCCGGAGTAAAGACGTGTCTTACGACAGGCTTGTG GAAAGGGCTCAGCAAGCTGAAGACCAAAGAAGAGTCAGCAGTGATCTTCTTATATCATTTATCACTCAGGATAAAGGCCCACTGCTACATCTGGAA GCAATCATCGCAGGAAAAGTGTCATCCACCTGGGCTTCATCAAAGGGCAGGGTGGACATTTTCTTTGAGGAGGATGAGCAGCTGGACAGAGTGATGGGCTTCTTGACAAGCCTGGTTGAAGCACAGACAACCAGATGTCACAATCAAGTGGCATTCATGATGGATGTGCTTCTGCCAGAG CTGTCCATGAATGTTGACGGACAAAGCCACAGAAATGTACGGCAGTGGGCTGCAGTATGA
- the LOC139062210 gene encoding PWWP domain-containing DNA repair factor 3A-like isoform X2 codes for MDTDRVYFKTPYSFPPREQDNDGMDQHNVVTTTRDVGIRSKDVSYDRLVERAQQAEDQRRVSSDLLISFITQDKGPLLHLEAIIAGKVSSTWASSKGRVDIFFEEDEQLDRVMGFLTSLVEAQTTRCHNQVAFMMDVLLPEATIHALSAVHEC; via the exons atg GACACCGACCGTGTGTATTTTAAGACACCTTACAGCTTTCCACCCAGAGAGCAG GACAATGACGGCATGGACCAACACAACGTGGTCACCACAACCAGAGATGTTGGGATCCGGAGTAAAGACGTGTCTTACGACAGGCTTGTG GAAAGGGCTCAGCAAGCTGAAGACCAAAGAAGAGTCAGCAGTGATCTTCTTATATCATTTATCACTCAGGATAAAGGCCCACTGCTACATCTGGAA GCAATCATCGCAGGAAAAGTGTCATCCACCTGGGCTTCATCAAAGGGCAGGGTGGACATTTTCTTTGAGGAGGATGAGCAGCTGGACAGAGTGATGGGCTTCTTGACAAGCCTGGTTGAAGCACAGACAACCAGATGTCACAATCAAGTGGCATTCATGATGGATGTGCTTCTGCCAGAG GCAACCATCCATGCACTTTCAGCTGTCCATGAATGTTGA